One Leopardus geoffroyi isolate Oge1 chromosome E1, O.geoffroyi_Oge1_pat1.0, whole genome shotgun sequence genomic window, AGAGCTGCCTGGGGTGGTGAGGGAAATGGGGACTGCACTGGTGGCCTCCCAGGATGGGCTGGGCCTTATGGGGCCCAGGGGTGATGAGGGCTTATGGGGCCTGGGTGATGAGTGGTGGCCTCCTTGGGTACAACTTCTGCCCATGTCTGGAAAAGGCCAGGCAGGCCCCATTGGAAATGGAGAAAGCTGTCCCTAGCAGCTGCAGCCTGGACCATCCCCCCCACTCAGCTTCTAGCTTGCCTGTCCCCATTCTTCTgaaccctccctctccctcagctccAAATTCTGGGCCCAGAAACAGCAGGGTGAAGACCCAGGGATGAGGGAAGGCCCTGCAAGGAtgcatgggggtggggcatgCCCAACCATCCATCCCTGGACCCCCTCCAGGGGGCCCATGAGGACCAAGCCCCCTTCAGTACACAAAgaccttctccctctcccactccccagtGGTTAAAGAACGAGACACAGGTGTGACAACGATACAGAACATTCTCTACAAAAGTTATAATGAGCCTGCGGGAGGGGTACTTTGTGCGGCAGTAGGAATCCCAGAGCCTGCCCCACCCCGGGAACTGGGAGAACAGGGAGGAGGCTGCGGCAGGACacagggaacagaagagaaagggcaGCACCTGGGGCTCTGAGAAAGTCGAATCGGCACTTGGGGGCGGCCCCAGGCCCAGATGACAGGGCAAAGGACTGGCATGGGCTCAGGGTGGCAGCGACAGGCCACCAAGCCCTCTTTGTGGGAACGGAAACCGctcccccgtccccctcccccagcacagacACAGATGCAGAGGGAGGCCTGTGGCATTTTTTGGGTGTCCCCTCATCTCCTGACCTAGCCAAGGGGGCCCAGGAAAGAGATGGGAGCTGCAGTGGTGCTCCCGGTGGGAGCGGGAGGGTCAGGGATGCGGGTCCGGGGCTGGCTTCCTCCCTGGTCTCACTGCCATCACAGAGCAGGGACACATACTGAGCTCCTGCTGACCTACCTACACAGAACCTCGCAGCTGCCCAGCCACCTCCAGACCCGGAGGGAAAGCCACCAGCCAGCCCCcagcacagacacacatgcacagggCCCTGGGGACCTGGGGACAGTCAGCAGCTTAGATTATCCACATCCCCAGGCTCTTCCATGTCCCAGGACTCGCCCAAACTAGGCTAGACACCCAGCTGAGGCTGTTGGCAGATGCCTTTCTCCAGCCCAGGGCACGCCCGCCAGGCCTCGGGGCCATAATACTGCAGATTATTGCTCTAGCACCTTGCATCTATTGGCCTGACCCTCTGGGGTCCCTGGAGGGGGACCAGGCTGGAGGCAGGGTGAGGAGGTCAGAGTCAGGCCAGGCCCCACCACCAGGTGAGCTGGTGAGGGTGCCAGTCACCCCCACTTCATGCCAGCCTGGCGCTCCAACTCCCAGACATGGCCAATAGGTGAAGGAGAAGGGGGCTGGcttggggcaggagtggggaccAAAGTCAGGGCATTTGGCTGAAGAGTCTAGCCAGGAACCTCCTCTCTGCGGCgtggggggagtggagggagcCAGCCCAAACTCTTCCCTTCACAAAAATGTAAGAAGTGAGCAAGTCTCCAGCCTGAGCACAGCAGGACCctcagaggaggggtggggagagacagcgGCCCCTGGGACACGCCatgccccctccacacacactccCATCCAGCTCTAATGGGTATGTCGTCTATCCCTTGGGGCCCCAGGGgtcccctgcccttcctctggAGCTGGCCTCCCAGGAATCCACATGTCCTTTAGGGCCATTCAGACGGGAGTGGCTCAAGGGCTCCTGGACCCCTTGCTGGTACCTCCAGACTACACCTCCGTTGTGGAGTGTGGACAGGTTTTCAAGGGAGATGACCCACACGGTCTTTGCtcctggggaggggccgggggggcTTCAGGGCTGGCGACCGTGAGGACCTCGTGGCCTCACGGTGGGTTGTGGCAACTCGCAATTCATTTGGTCTGGAGAGAGGAGCCCCCTGTTACctggagagaaagacacagaaacagactTCAGGTAAGGGCTTTCAAGACACCATTTTAAACCAAGACCAGCCATTTGGACGACTGACCCTCTCCTGGCAGGCCAACGGTCAGGGATGGGGACATTGGCCTAGGGGTTTCCTCCCCATCCCCGGAACTCTAAACCAGActgcctccccacacccacccctgcccagccatGCAGGGTAAAAGCCATAGACACCAAAAGGGGGCAGCAGCATTTGCTGGGCTTGTGGGATGCCCTGAGAAAGGGATCGGGGCAGGGACGGCCACCAGTGCGGTAGCAGACTTGAGCTCTCCCTGACAGCTTTTGAACGCGACAACTCTCCTTCCATGGGAGTCACCTAGCCCCCAGGCTCTAGAGCCACACAGACCGGGGCTCAAGCAGCAGCAGGCCCTTGGGGTGAGCCACTCAAACCCTCTGAGCCTCCACTTGCTCccctggaaaatggggatgatacAGCCCCTGCacccaggagctggggaggactCAATTAAGGGACACATGCAGCGGTATCTCCAGCACCCAGTAGATGGGAGGGCTCAAAACATCCGGGCTCTGATTACTATGACTACTGGATCTCAACTGTCCTAAGACACCCATTTGGGGGCATTTGGATTATCTCCAAAGTCAAGGTGCATTTTCCATTAGCTGTGATAAGAAGGCCTCCTCCCTTGTCATGAAACTGGCAGCTTCGTTTTCAGAATTGGGGGTAAACAAATTCAGTGGGACCTCTTGTAATGGATGGGGACTTAGATTTTATGAAATACGGtattgacccccccccccccacattcccGAAAAGGCAGATCCCACCCGCAAGGCCTTCTGGCCTTCTGAcccctttccccatcccccaAAGCCCAGGACACTCACAACTCTGTGTCCTCCAGAGCAGGCGGGCGTTCCAGcgcctgcctcctcctcctcacgGCCCCCAGAATCTTCTTGCGGGGCCCCAGGGGGACGCTGATGCTGCGGAGGTCAAGGTCGGAGCACAGCATCAGCGCTTCGAGGTCAATCTTCTCCTGCCGCAGGAGGGAGGCGAAGTCGCCCATGTGCAGAGAGGCCAGGAAGGTGTCCAGCGGGCTCGTCTCGGGCTCCAGGTCCTCATCCAGGCCCAGGTCCAGCTCGTCCCAGGGCAGCTCCTCCCCGCAGCTGCGGTCCTGCAGGCTGTTGGCACTGCCCAGGCTGTCGTCGTCCAGGCTGGGGGAGCTCTGCAGCCGGCCTCGCGGCGCGCCCCCGCCGTCCAGCGCCGCGTCCTCGCGGCCCAGCCCGTGCAGCCCGCTGGTCACGTAGTTCCGGCGGAACACCATGGTGCCCAGGCCGGGCCGCGTAAACAGGGAGTCGTGGCCTGAGTCGGTGCTGACCTCCGAGTGGGCAGGCTCGGCCGCCAGCGTGGCACGGGAGACGCTGTCCTCGTCCGAGAGGAACATGTCCCGGAGCGGGGAGCGGCCCCACTCCTTGGGGTTGGCGTAGGTGCCCTGGCGCACGAACATCACGTCGCTGCCCAGCTGCAGGCCCGAGAGCGAGCGCACGCTCTTGCGGCCGTCCTCGGAGATCTTGAAGGTGCCCTCGCCGCCCTGCTTGCGCCGCTCCAGCTTCCGCTGGATCTTGGCCTTGCCCCTGGCCGTGCCGTGCAGCGTGGCCTGCGAGTAGGGCAGGTGGCTGCCCAGCGCCAGGTGCTGCAGCCGGCGGCTCAGGGTGCTGGACGTGAGGCTGGAGAAGCTGAGCGTGTCCGACCGCTCGGCCAGCTCGCGCCGGTAGCGCCGCTCCATGCGCTCGTGGTGCTTGCGCTGCATCTTGGCGCACTCGCGGATGCGCCGCTCCGCCTCGCGGAAGGCCTTGTCCTTCAGCTTGCCCACCAGCTTGGGGTTGAGGCTGCTCTGCTTGGCCGCGATGGAGTCGAGGTAGCGCACGCACTCCATGTGGCCCTTCATGGCGGCCATGTCCAGCGGCGTGTGGTAGTCGTTGTCCAGGCACCAGATGTTGGCCCCGAAGGACACCAGGAAGGAGAGGCAGTGCAGGTGGCCATTGGAAGCTGCCAGGTGCAGGGGCGTGTTGCCCCAGATGTCACACTTGTCTGGGTCACCCCTGCAGGGAGGACACGCGAGGAAGGGTGATGAACCAACACCATTTGGGGCGGGCAGGCGGCACTGGCTGCAGGTGTAGGGAGCTCTCGGCCCGTGTGGGCCGCCCCACGGGCACACCGGTGGACCCGAGGGCCCGAGACGTCTCCTCGGACTCGGGAGACACCAGGCAGACCTAGACAgagcccgggggcggggggagtggccCCAGACTCGCAAGGGGCGGGGCGACAGAAaaggcggggccggggcggggccttCCCCAAGAGAACTGATGGCTGGGAATCTCAGGGGATAAATATTTGATGCCCAGAGAGACAGGAGTGAATTATTCATGGAGCCCAGTGGGGAGCTGGCCCAGAGAGGTGGTGGGCCAGGGCGAGTCTGGGTCTCTAGGCAGGCGTGGTGGTGAGTGTGGCTGTGGGTGCAGGGTGCCCacaaaagaggaggagagggtgatGGTGCTGAGCCTGAGCCctgggtgagtgtgtgtgagagtgtgtgccTGGGCGTCGGCGGGCACGGCCACGTCTGCAGGGAGCAGGGCCAGGCCTGGCAAGGCTGCGTGTGAGAGCAGGTGTCGGGTCTtggcctgggctgggaggggagtgtgggggcAGCCAGGtcggaaggggaggaggaggtgagtctgcaacctgggcccagcagcCCTCCCTTCCCGGGGCTGCCCCGTCTTTGGGAGCCCTGTCAGGCAGGCTGGCTTGGGCCTGCCCAGGGGACCCACCCAGCACCCTCCAATCCCCTCCACCACCAGACCGTGCCCCCTTGGGCATGCTCTGGCTGGCTTCTCCAAGCGCTCCCCTCCCGCAGGGGCCTAGCTCACACTAATGAGGCCACGAGGCCACCCCGCAAGGCTGGAGGAAGAATCACCCCCTTGTCTCAACagttccccccacacacacaaccctCTCCACGCTTCTCCTACTGGTGCCAAGTCCTGCAGGACAATGTGGCAAGGAGCTGCTTGGCATCTGGCCCAAGCCCCTTCCAACACCAACCCTTGCTGTCTGTAGGAGTTTGGGGACTTGGCGTACCGGGATGCCACcgttttcccctcctcccctggacCTCTCTGATGGGAGGAGCAGGACGGCAGGATCGCTGTGTGCTCtcttggtgggggaaggggccagTCTTGGCTTCTTGGAACGAGGCTTAGCTGCCTGGTGTCAGGGGCTGCTCCCACCTGCTGCCCGCCTGAGGAGCGGGGCCTcggagggagggcaagggggctcCCCAGCCACCACACCCCACCCACCACATGTTCAGGCCACAGGCCAGCATCGGGCACCAGGGCCAGCTGGGCCCCTTTTGTCTCCACCGTGATTTCCCAGGGCCTGAGATGCTCATAGTGACCCTCCTGGGGCACGTCTTCCACTCCTTTTCCCTGGCCAGGCTGCCCAGGTGTCCAGTTCAACCGGGTGACCTCTCTGTAGAAAACCGTGGAGGCTGGGGAAGTTGTCCACGGTGTCATTCAGCCCCGGGAGCCCACGTCAGCAGCCCTGGACCCCGAATTCCTTAATCGCTACCTTCAAACCACTTCCCTGGCTCTGACACCTGGACTCTATGCCCACTCTTCCCCCCAAACAACTCCcaagggggggagagggaggctgtcatgggggaggggcacagagggagttAATGAGGTGGCTGTGTGGAGTGACATTTGGTGCTGTGGACAGTGCCCATAAATCCGGAGAATGAGCTGGGAGAGAGCTGTGTGAGCCCTGGCCTGCAGGGAGGAGCAGCaccggctggggggggggggggtgccctttGGACCCCAGGCCCTCCTGAGTAAGGAGCCTGTCCTGCCACcacttctgccccttctctcccgTCCCCACTCTTGCTTCCAGGGGTGACCCAACCCAGGAAatctctcccaccttcccctcaTTCTGCAACCCCTCCCGCAATCGTGGGCCCCCAAATCCCAGTCGCTCCCCTCCTAGCCCCACATCCAGGTCACCAGGGTCACATGCCTCAAGTtgtgccccctcccaccaccGCGAGGCTCCAAGCTTCCACCTTAGCGTCTGTAGAGAAGAGGGTGGCTCAGAGGAGTGGGGGGAAGGTACCTTGGAGTCTTGGGGACTGCGTCTCAGGGTCTGGGAGGGGGCCCAGGactctcttctccctccaccaccccctccaCTACCGGGCTTAGGCAGGGCCAGAGTGGGTACTCACCCTCGGCTCACGATGAGACGCAGTGACTCCAGGTTGCCATGGTAGGCAGCCCAGAGGGTGGGAGTCATGCCATCCTCGTCGGGGGCGTTCAGCTCCTTCCTGGTGGCCTCTTTGAGGAGCTCCAGGTAGCCGTCCCGGGCCGCCCGGTGGTACTGGTCGTTCATGGCGCCTGACTTGgacggggagggcagggggcaccAGGAAATGCCCCCCGCGGGGGAGGGCGGAGGGGTTAGGGCTGAggcatggggttgggggagggggccgggcagGGGCCGGGCCGCCAGCCCCCGCTGCCGCAGACGCAGGTTGCGGAGCGCCGGGAGCCGCCGCTACTCCGACATCTGAGCCGCTCGCcccgggagggaggggggagaaggatcTCCCGCTGCCTGGGGAGCCGCCCCCGGGCTGCCCCTGGGTCCTAAACACCCTGCTCCCGAGCGCGCAAGAGTGACCACGCGAGGCCCTGCCCTGTTCCAAAAGTGGTCACCTCAGCACCCCGCCCCATGAGGCCTAGTCTGCGGACAGTCCGGGGTCTGTCGTCACGGGAGCCCCCGCTCTGGGGCTTCCGATGTCTCCACCCGTCAAAGGGACGGGCCAAGGGCTGGAGAGGGGTGTCCGAGGGCAGTCTGGATCGCTAGGACAGTGGGCCTAGGAGGGGTCTGAGGACTGACCCCCAGACGGCGAGAAGCACCCTGCGTCCCGGCTGCCACCaccgccaccgccccccccccccccccccaccgcgggGTCGGGGAGCCGCGCTCCAGCTGGGGGCGCTGGAAGACTAGACGCGGACTCCGTGCGCCTCTGGCGAACTTGATACCCAAACCCGGCTTGCGGCTTCCAGCCGAGCAGAAGACTCCGGGGAGGGATAGAGGAAGTAGGAACTTGGACCACTGTGGGGGTGTCAGGGAAAGGGGCACTGGGGTCCCGATCTTGGGGCAGCAACAGAGGGGCGCGAAGGTATAGGGCGCGCCGGGGCTGGGAGGGCGTCCGAGCGCCTGTGAGCCCTCGGGCGTGTATCGAGCATCATCAGTGCTCGGGGCTCTGGGCGGCCGGGGTCGCGGAGCCCGAGGGCGCGGTGGGCGCCCGGGGCGGGGTGCCCTCTGGGTGTCGCAGTGCGGGGCTGCGCCCGAGCCTTGCCGCTCCGAGGTGACGggacggcgggggcgggggaggggggcgcctctTAACGGGTAAATATAAATCTTACCTTATCTGGCTCCCGCGCGCTCTTCCCTAAATTCAGCTCGGAGAAAAGATGGATCATGTGAGTGGGGCTGAGAGATTTATGGAGCTGAGCTCCCGCGGCTGTAAATCACCCTGCCCTCCCCGGTATAAAGCGCCCGTCCAGCCCGCTGTGGGAAAGAGGAGACGCTCGCCACCCCCTGACCCCCAGCTCAGCGCGGGCTCCCGGCCCAGCCAGGTGGGTGCCCGGACCAGACGGAAAACGGattggggagtggggagtggggactTAGGACGGGGTCCGACGGGGCTGCCCGCCGCcgcctttctttccctctgccctcgaGCCAGAGACCCGAAGGGTCGCAGAGCCCTCGGGGTTGACCCGGGGTCCTGTTCGCTCCTCCTCCACAGTGACCCCCTCCAACCTCGCCCAGTCGCCCCTGCCATGTCCGAGGAGCTGGCCCAGGGACCCAAGGAGAGCCCGCCGGCGCCGAGGGCAGGCTCTCGCGAGGTGTGGAAGAAGGGCGGCCGCCTGCTGTCGGTGCTGCTGGCCGTGAACGTGCTGCTCCTTGCCTGCACGCTCATCAGCGGCGGCGCCTTCAACAAGGTAGCGGTGTACGACACGGACGTGTTCGCGCTGCTCACCACCATGATGCTGCTCGCCTCCCTCTGGACCCTCTTCTACCTCCTCCGGACCGTGCGCTGTCCCAACGCCGTCCCCTACCGGGACGCGCACGCCGGCCCCATCTGGCTTCGAGGTGCCAGgggcggtggtggggggaggaagtgGGAGGCAGGCGGGGAGCCAGAGGCTGGGACTCTCAGAGGAACTGTGGAGTCCGCGTCAAGGTAGGGGGCTGGGAAgtccctcccctccgccccccacacacgcacacacccggGGACTAGATGTGGCTGAGAATGCAATGGGCTGCCGTtgtgagagaagaggaagagaaagaatcttggAAGAAGAGTGaagtgaggggtgggaggggatttCTCCGCCCTTTCTAAAGATTGAAAGAGGGTGGTCATGGGAGAGCCTTTGATGGACAGCAGAGAACAAACGCCAGCTGTAGCTGAAAGACCCCCACATAGGGCCCTTCTTCCTCCAATCTGTGCAACCCCAAAGAGAGAGCGGCTCAGTAGGATACCCATGCATCCACTCACTCGATCCTATagtcatccttccatccacccattcatctttccatccatccatttatccatccatccatccatccctccatcgtccaaccatccacccatccatcgtCCAACCATCcactcagccagccagccatctatccatcccctcacccaccccatTCACCTGTCCCTTGatcctcccacctgccccactCATTCTTCCATCCACCCAACCATCCAACCCACCACCCATCTAGCCATCCATCGTCAGATCTATAAACCGTTGCCTCtgacccatcccccacccctcactcccaGGCGGGCTGGTGCTGTTTGGGATCTGCACTCTCGTCATGGATGTCTTCAAGACTGGCTACTACTCCAGTTTCTTTGAGTGCCAGTCAGCCATCAAGATCCTGCACCCTCTCACCCAGGCTGTGTTTGTCATCGTCCAGGTGGGTGGGAAGAGTGTTCCTGAGTGTGGTGGAAGGAGCCAGCATCTGGCATGAGGTCAGGAGATCTCCACTCCTCTTCGACCCTGAGCAATCAAATAAGGTGGGGATAGGACTGTAGTGTGTATCATATGAGTCCATAAATCCGGAAGCACTTGGAAATGAAGTAATATCCAAATGTGAGCTCCTACTTAGGGGTCTTGTGATTTCATTTCAACCTAAGCAGTGACAATATCAACATCTAGGATGTCTGGGTTGTGGCAGCTGCCATGTCTCCTAGAACCTGGCTTGCCCTCCCTGGGTGCCGGTAGAGGGCATCATTCTCAGCCCAGGGTCCCGCTGTGGGCATGGCCTGTTTGGCCTCAGCTACTGCCCATATGTTCTCTATTTGCTCAGGAAATAGGGTTCAAACAAGttcaagtatatatattttttttatttgttgcatAAATAACACTGAAAGGTCTCATGATTGAGCTGAGGCAGGACTGGTCTTACATGGGACCAGATCAGATAGATCTCAGCCCTGTATCATGACCAGAATGACCACATGTAGGGTTCCATCTCCTGAAACATCACCCCTGCTGTGCAGATTTCCACAGTTCAACACACTTATGACTTTGGTACTTATATAGTTTTACTCTTTTACATTTTATGGGTTTGAAGGGTACTCGGGTAAAATGAAATTACAGATACCCCCACATCAACAAATACCATGACGAGGATTTATTGGCAACCAGGTGAGAGCAAGCATTTCAAGGAAACAAAGgacagaggtggggcaggggatgTTGACCCCCAAAATGCCAAGAGTTTTCAGGTAACAGGTGAACTATTTTATATAAACTGttccatagaaagaaagaaagctcccAACTCCTTTTGTAAAAACTTGGTAAGCTAGTATGGGGGGTTCTTGAGGTAGAGAGAACATTCTGCTGGGTTTGGACATGGGAACTCCAGAGTTTAGCCCATCTGCAGAGTGAGtgacctccccccctccccactctctctcaacaGACTTACTTTCTCTGGGTCTCCGCTAAGGACTGTATTCACGTCCACCTGGATCTGACCCGGTGAGTCCCTGCTCCACAGCTCAATGCCCATCTGGCTTGAAAGATGAGGGCTTTCCAACCTGGGGCATGGGATCCACTTTCTGCCTCCTGGGTGTGGTTTCAACCAAGGCCCCTTTGCTTCATCAGCAAGATTTCCACCATTTTGTCCTGTGCTGTGTGtactgtgtatatgtgtgtgcctgtgtgttttGGTGGGATGGGTTGTGTGATAAATTATATGTGCTTTCCTCTAGAAGAGGGAGCAGCAGTGGCCTGAGCCTCTgaaccccttccccaccccacgcCCTCTCTTGGGTAGCATCCTGGCCAGACTTAGAGTGCCTTCCAAACTCGACTTCTCTGTTCACACAGGGGCCTGACTGCTTTCTTGCTTCCCGGCATCATCTCTTAGTCTAGCTCCCCAGTTCTCCATCTGCCCCAGGGACCCACGAGGGGCCAGACTCCCACTGGCCTCtttgctccccctccccaaacaggTGTGGTCTCATGTTCACCCTCACCACCAACCTGGCCATCTGGATGGCGGCTGTGGTGGACGAGTCCGTGCACCAGACTCACTCCTATGACAGTTCCCACAACAACACCAGCCACCACCGCTTCGCTCCTGACCGTGAGTGTTCACTCCAGATTAACCCTGGTCTGGGACTTCTAGGCCTTGGGTTGGATGCTTGTGCACCAGGACAGTCAGTCTCCCTTGCCCTCCCAAGCGAGGAgagcctcccctcctccaggctccATACAGGCGTAGGTGACACCTGAGGGAGGGTGTCAGGGGGCATCTTCTCATTCTGGAGGATGCGGCCTTGGCCCCATGGTTCGGGTCTCCATTCCACCAAAGACTTGGGCttcagaatgaaaaggcaagggTGATCCacctggagagaagggaagggaggcagagttGGCTCGATGGCAGAAGCATGGGCTAGAGTCTGTCAAGAAGAAGCTAGAAAGAATAATCACAACGACAATAGTGACATTTTACTGACTCTGTatgtcaggtgctgtgctaagtgtCCTAGACACTTGGTCTTACGTAACCCTCACAACTTCCCAACGAGATGggcactattattattcccattttacagatacagaaagtAAGGCATAGAAGGTTAAATagtttacccaaggtcacagagcttgaAATTGGAGAACTAGTGTTGAGATCCATCTTTGCTTTGAACCAATATGCTATACCAAGGAAAAACAGGGTCCATAGGCCCCCTGGTCCTAGTTCTCTCGACTTCTGTAGGGTCTCCCACCAACCAGGACCAGACTAGATGACTAGGTCCATCTGGACTTTGcctgaacacacacacgcacacagacgcgcgcgcgcacacacacacacacacacacacaggatggaAGGGTCCAGGAACGGAAAGCATAGAGGAGAGCCCAGCCCAGCAAGACTGATAAAGGGCCACCTTGCACATACAGAGAGTTCCTGAGGATGGTTTAAAACAACCCGGAGAGGTGGCCAACTTAACATACTGGGGCCCCGGGGGTGCAGAGAGGCGCATTAGAAAGGTATCTACCCAGGGGTTGGGAGGTAGGTCAATAGCTCTGCCCTCACAAGCCACACTTTACTTacgtgagcctcagtttctgcacctGCAAAACCAGCAGGCATAGTTCTGGGGATTGAAAGAGATGTTTGCCAAGATCCAAGGCATTCTATAAAGTGCACTCTGGACACGGCAAGGTTCTTA contains:
- the USH1G gene encoding Usher syndrome type-1G protein isoform X1, with translation MNDQYHRAARDGYLELLKEATRKELNAPDEDGMTPTLWAAYHGNLESLRLIVSRGGDPDKCDIWGNTPLHLAASNGHLHCLSFLVSFGANIWCLDNDYHTPLDMAAMKGHMECVRYLDSIAAKQSSLNPKLVGKLKDKAFREAERRIRECAKMQRKHHERMERRYRRELAERSDTLSFSSLTSSTLSRRLQHLALGSHLPYSQATLHGTARGKAKIQRKLERRKQGGEGTFKISEDGRKSVRSLSGLQLGSDVMFVRQGTYANPKEWGRSPLRDMFLSDEDSVSRATLAAEPAHSEVSTDSGHDSLFTRPGLGTMVFRRNYVTSGLHGLGREDAALDGGGAPRGRLQSSPSLDDDSLGSANSLQDRSCGEELPWDELDLGLDEDLEPETSPLDTFLASLHMGDFASLLRQEKIDLEALMLCSDLDLRSISVPLGPRKKILGAVRRRRQALERPPALEDTEL
- the USH1G gene encoding Usher syndrome type-1G protein isoform X2 — translated: MNDQYHRAARDGYLELLKEATRKELNAPDEDGMTPTLWAAYHGNLESLRLIVSRGGDPDKCDIWGNTPLHLAASNGHLHCLSFLVSFGANIWCLDNDYHTPLDMAAMKGHMECVRYLDSIAAKQSSLNPKLVGKLKDKAFREAERRIRECAKMQRKHHERMERRYRRELAERSDTLSFSSLTSSTLSRRLQHLALGSHLPYSQATLHGTARGKAKIQRKLERRKQGGEGTFKISEDGRKSVRSLSGLQLGSDVMFVRQGTYANPKEWGRSPLRDMFLSDEDSVSRATLAAEPAHSEVSTDSGHDSLFTRPGLGTMVFRRNYVTSGLHGLGREDAALDGGGAPRGRLQSSPSLDDDSLGSANSLQDRSCGEELPWDELDLGLDEDLEPETSPLDTFLASLHMGDFASLLRQEKIDLEALMLCSDLDLRSISVPLGPRKKILGAVRRRRQALERPPALEDTEL